Genomic DNA from Hymenobacter jejuensis:
CCGTCTGGCCGGCGGGTGCTTTAGCGGCTTCCACTTGCTTCAGCGCAGCGGCTTGCCAGGCTGCCGACGGAACTTCTCCTTTTTCCAGCATACGCAAGTGCTCCAAAGCTAAACCCGATAAGGCACTGAGCCGCACGGACAGGGGAGCATATTCTTGAAGCGAGGGAGAAGCAGCGAGGGTAGGTTGAAGCAGTTTGTCATTGACTTGCCATTGAGCAAGCTGTGTCTGCACCGCGATGAGCGCCGCACGGGCCGAAGCGTCTTTGGGCATTCTACTGCCGGTTTCCGTTGAAATACCTTGTACCAGCTTATCAACTTGGACCCCAAACTGATGAGCTACCTCCGATTCGGGTAGAGCCGCATCTACCAGACGGTTCAGGGGTGTGCGAGTCGTATACTTGAAGCCCTGAAAATGCCGCTTGTATTCTTTTACGGGTTCGATTACGCTGGCCAGCGTGCGGAGCGGGGCCACGTCGCGGCCTGCGGCCAATTGCTTTAAGAGCTGTTCGGGCGCGCGGCGGTGTTGTAGGCCTAATAGCTCCATCTCGTCGCTGACTGCTGCCAACCGGCGATACATATCCGGCACGTCGCGTACCGTAGCCGGCGACCACAGCCGCTCTGCAACTGCCGCTGCGCGCGGCCAGATCCGGCTGTCAACAATGGTAGAATCCACAAATTCGCTCCACATAGTGGCTTCACCTCCCAAAATCAGCTTCTTCTGGGCATCGGTGAGTGGGGCGTCGGCGGGCAAAGGGTCGTTGAGGTAATGGCTGGCAGCACCGTAGTTCAAATCGATGTAGTAGCCGTTGGAAAGCAGCGTGGCGTGCCCCGCTTTGGCGGCTTCAAAAAGCCCTTTTCGCCCGCGCCAACTCTGGATAACGGCACTTTCAGGAAGGCCTGGCCCCAAAATCTCGTCCCAACCCACCATCGTCTTACCGTATTTGGTCAGCAGGGGCAAGATGCGCCGATTGAAGTGCGTTTGCAGCGCATGGTTGTCGAGCTGGCCATTGGCTTTCACCATGTGGTTTTCGCGCATGAAAGCGGCAATCCGCGGATTGCGTTTCCATTGACGCCCGTCGTTTTCGTCGCCGCCGATGTGGAAATAGGGATCGGGGAACAGCGCGGTCATTTCGCCAAAAAGCTTGTCCAGAAACTCGTAGGTGCTTTCCCGGGTTGGGTCGATGGCAATGTTGAGAATGCCCCAGCGGTCCGTCACACCATATGTAGAGTCGTTGCTGGCCAAGGTTGGATTGGCCGCAATCAGGGCCGTGGTGTGGCCGGGCATGTCAAACTCCGGGATCACCCGGATGCCACGGGCCGCCGCATACCGGACAATCTCTTTTACCTGATCTTGGGTATAATAGTGGCCCTCACCACCTACTTGCTGCAAACGCGGAAATAACTTGCTCTCTACTCTAAAGCCCTGATCATCTGATAGATGCCAATGAAGCACGTTGAGCTTCACCGCCGCCATACCGTCTAGGTTGCGCTTGACGACGGAAACCGGCATGAAATGCCGCGCGGCATCCATTAGCAAACCACGCCAGGCAAACCGAGGCTGGTCGGTAATGTCGACTTCGGGAAAATAGAATCCCTTTTTGTCCTGCACCAC
This window encodes:
- a CDS encoding beta-N-acetylhexosaminidase, coding for MLRSLFLFAAALSSVITPAACQTQTPTVTSVSSANLMPVPAEAHWGAARLSIKGQLSVQLETDSDPAVREASARFVARLAQRTKQVDAGKAPGLTIHYGRAGQAKLGEDESYSLRVTPMGIALTSATSIGALRGLATLEQLVVQDKKGFYFPEVDITDQPRFAWRGLLMDAARHFMPVSVVKRNLDGMAAVKLNVLHWHLSDDQGFRVESKLFPRLQQVGGEGHYYTQDQVKEIVRYAAARGIRVIPEFDMPGHTTALIAANPTLASNDSTYGVTDRWGILNIAIDPTRESTYEFLDKLFGEMTALFPDPYFHIGGDENDGRQWKRNPRIAAFMRENHMVKANGQLDNHALQTHFNRRILPLLTKYGKTMVGWDEILGPGLPESAVIQSWRGRKGLFEAAKAGHATLLSNGYYIDLNYGAASHYLNDPLPADAPLTDAQKKLILGGEATMWSEFVDSTIVDSRIWPRAAAVAERLWSPATVRDVPDMYRRLAAVSDEMELLGLQHRRAPEQLLKQLAAGRDVAPLRTLASVIEPVKEYKRHFQGFKYTTRTPLNRLVDAALPESEVAHQFGVQVDKLVQGISTETGSRMPKDASARAALIAVQTQLAQWQVNDKLLQPTLAASPSLQEYAPLSVRLSALSGLALEHLRMLEKGEVPSAAWQAAALKQVEAAKAPAGQTELVVVDSLRKLLAS